One Terriglobia bacterium DNA segment encodes these proteins:
- the gmk gene encoding guanylate kinase has translation MNGLIYIISAPSGSGKSTLVNELRKVVAGLEFSISYTTRKPRGSEQNGREYYFVSREEFDRMLRRDEFLEHAEVFGNHYGTARRFLDDANRRGQDLLLDIDVQGAAQIKGRLPEAITIFVLPPSREELQRRLHRRSDADALAGHPVTEETIQRRLQTATKEIEKYPEYDYILVNDRLEQSIDALKAIVLSERLTRSGKSLSEQEQMMVSMADACKQQNMRPRLQSILKSFGLPPAPSGD, from the coding sequence GTGAACGGCCTCATCTACATCATTTCGGCCCCGTCGGGTTCGGGGAAGAGCACGCTGGTCAACGAGCTGCGCAAGGTCGTCGCCGGGCTCGAGTTTTCCATCTCCTACACCACGCGCAAGCCGCGCGGTTCCGAGCAGAACGGTCGAGAATATTATTTTGTGTCGCGCGAGGAGTTCGATCGCATGCTCCGGCGTGACGAGTTCCTGGAGCACGCGGAGGTATTCGGTAACCATTACGGGACCGCGCGACGCTTCCTGGACGACGCGAACCGCCGCGGCCAGGACCTGCTGCTCGATATCGACGTCCAGGGAGCGGCGCAGATCAAGGGCAGGCTTCCGGAAGCGATCACCATCTTCGTGCTGCCGCCGTCGCGCGAAGAATTGCAGCGCCGTCTTCACCGCCGCAGCGACGCCGACGCCCTGGCCGGGCACCCCGTCACCGAGGAGACCATCCAGCGGCGCCTGCAAACTGCCACAAAGGAAATTGAGAAATATCCCGAATACGACTATATTCTTGTGAACGACCGACTGGAACAGTCCATCGACGCGCTCAAGGCCATCGTCCTCTCCGAACGTCTCACGCGATCGGGGAAGAGTCTCTCCGAGCAAGAGCAGATGATGGTGAGCATGGCGGATGCGTGCAAGCAGCAGAACATGCGCCCGCGGCTCCAGTCGATCCTGAAGTCATTC
- a CDS encoding YicC family protein, with the protein MPIRSMTAFASVTGQAREDISFSLSLKSVNHRFLDLHLRMPNQTDALEMKLRRLLKDKLARGHVELTLTVERASSNGFALNRELVSGYIGAFRAAAKEFGITAEPDLNAVLRLPGAMGSSEGPVDERLDAMVVQKLEEAIGLLNVMRDEEGRGIDRELRERMRHLQAANSEVEKLRAAVSRAYLEKVQARMKELIGGHADQDRILQEAALLAERSDVQEEIVRLNTHIQHFIGLLDAGGEVGKKLDFLLQEMNREANTLLSKTAGVAGEGLRITELGLAMKSEIEKSREQVQNVE; encoded by the coding sequence ATGCCCATCCGCTCCATGACGGCGTTCGCCAGCGTCACAGGACAGGCGCGCGAGGACATTTCCTTTTCCCTCTCGCTCAAGTCCGTCAACCACCGCTTCCTTGACCTGCACCTGCGCATGCCCAACCAGACCGACGCGCTGGAGATGAAACTCCGCCGCCTTTTGAAAGACAAGCTGGCACGCGGGCACGTGGAGCTGACGCTGACCGTCGAGAGGGCTTCCAGCAACGGCTTCGCGCTCAACCGCGAGCTGGTGAGCGGATACATTGGCGCTTTCCGCGCGGCCGCCAAAGAGTTCGGCATCACCGCTGAGCCCGACCTGAACGCGGTCCTGCGCCTGCCGGGTGCGATGGGCAGCTCCGAGGGCCCGGTGGACGAGCGGCTCGACGCCATGGTGGTGCAGAAGCTGGAAGAGGCCATCGGCCTGCTCAACGTCATGCGTGACGAGGAGGGCCGCGGCATCGATCGCGAGCTCCGCGAGCGCATGCGCCATCTCCAGGCCGCCAACAGCGAGGTCGAGAAGCTGCGCGCCGCCGTCTCCCGCGCCTACCTGGAAAAGGTGCAGGCCCGCATGAAGGAACTCATCGGCGGGCACGCCGACCAGGACCGCATCCTCCAGGAGGCCGCCCTGCTCGCCGAGCGAAGCGACGTCCAGGAGGAGATCGTGCGCTTGAACACGCACATCCAGCACTTTATCGGCCTGCTGGATGCCGGCGGCGAGGTCGGCAAGAAGCTCGACTTCCTCTTGCAGGAGATGAACCGCGAGGCCAACACCTTGCTCTCGAAGACCGCGGGCGTGGCCGGCGAGGGCCTACGCATCACCGAGCTTGGCCTGGCCATGAAGTCCGAGATCGAGAAGTCGCGCGAACAGGTGCAGAACGTCGAGTGA